In Gambusia affinis linkage group LG06, SWU_Gaff_1.0, whole genome shotgun sequence, one DNA window encodes the following:
- the LOC122832380 gene encoding X-linked retinitis pigmentosa GTPase regulator-like isoform X1, translating to MAEEAEDEIPESGAVFTFGKSKFADDMPSVFWLKNDVPERIACGDEHSALVTGNGKLFMFGSNNWGQLGLGSKQTVQKPTCVKALKGEKVQLVACGRNHTLISTEQGHVFACGGNGEGQLGLGDCEERTAFQKIGFFQAHGPIKMLAAGSNTSAALTEGGKLFMWGENSEGQIGLGKRSQATRPMEVSVGRPVSWVSCGYYHSALVTADGALFTFGERDSGKLGLRPERLARHRVPQRVQSITESVLQVACGGSHTVALTDSGSVYSFGLGQFGQLGLGTFVFESQLPRPVQRVQAGRPTRVTCGESHTAVLTDTGLLYSFGDGRHGKLGLGDQNFTNRFHPAVVPRFLPLAVQAAACGGCHMVVLARPRGPGCSAITLEDGAFDFLGEPTATLQRSLSARVRRREREQSPEQFGPAAHSLPARPSGVLQTALPALGQPDQNQLDKNHGPVLNGTQHYGPDGVHQGQTGGDVETLTECDSVRGLGETTDFLNLTHVMKMDPSDKTLSLSPLLKDAVEALEEEDDRTGDEEQTGTSSSAESPLLWSQKLNAEPASHPISSEPGGATPPECPLPGGAEVRGHSPAAEQSGSEVKAPNGEAELLSDSRSGSSRKLAVFRRLSSSRSRQVDTTRSGACSLL from the exons ATGGCAGAGGAGGCAGAAGACGAAATACCCG agtCTGGTGCAGTTTTCACGTTTGGAAAGAGTAAGTTTGCTGACGACATGCCCAGTGTGTTCTGGCTGAAGAACGACGTTCCTGAGAGGATCGCCTGTGGAGATGAGCACAGTGCCTTGGTCACAG GAAACGGCAAGCTCTTCATGTTCGGCAGCAACAACTGGGGCCAGCTGGGGCTGGGCTCCAAGCAGACAGTACAGAAGCCCACCTGTGTCAAAG CTCTGAAGGGTGAGAAGGTCCAGCTGGTGGCGTGCGGACGGAACCACACGTTGATCAGCACCG AGCAGGGACACGTGTTTGCCTGCGGCGGGAACGGCGAAGGCCAGCTGGGACTCGGCGACTGCGAGGAGCGGACCGCCTTCCAGAAGATCGGCTTCTTCCAGGCGCACGGACCAATCAAGATGCTGGCTGCCGGGTCCAACACCTCCGCCGCCCTGACAG AGGGCGGGAAGCTGTTCATGTGGGGCGAGAACTCTGAGGGTCAGATTGGACTGGGGAAGCGGAGCCAGGCGACCCGGCCGATGGAGGTCAGCGTGGGCCGGCCGGTCAGCTGGGTGTCCTGCGGGTACTACCACTCCGCTCTGGTGACAG CGGACGGAGCGCTGTTCACCTTCGGGGAGCGGGACAGCGGGAAGCTGGGGCTGCGGCCGGAGCGGCTGGCCAGACACCGGGTCCCGCAGCGGGTGCAGAGCATCACGGAGTCGGTGCTGCAGGTGGCCTGTGGCGGCAGCCACACGGTGGCGCTAACAG acAGCGGCAGCGTCTACTCGTTTGGCCTAGGTCAGTTCGGCCAGCTGGGCCTCGGGACGTTTGTGTTCGAGTCGCAGCTGCCGCGCCCCGTCCAGCGAGTTCAGGCGGGCCGGCCAACCCGGGTGACCTGCGGGGAGAGCCACACTGCCGTCCTCACAG ACACGGGGCTGCTGTACTCGTTTGGCGACGGCCGGCACGGGAAACTGGGCCTGGGCGACCAGAACTTCACCAACCGGTTCCATCCAGCCGTGGTTCCCCGCTTCCTGCCGCTCGCCGTCCAGGCC GCGGCATGCGGAGGTTGCCATATGGTGGTTCTGGCCCGGCCCAGAGGACCCGGCTGCTCCGCCATCACGTTGGAGGACGGCGCATTCGACTTCCTGGGGGAACCGACCGCCACACTGCAGCGCAGCCTCTCCGCCCGGGTTCGCCGCAGGGAAAGG GAGCAATCTCCGGAGCAGTTTGGACCCGCGGCCCACTCTCTGCCTGCCAGACCTTCGGGCGTCCTACAGACGGCACTTCCTGCCTTGGGccaaccggaccagaaccaacTGGACAAGAACCACGGGCCGGTTCTTAACGGGACCCAGCACTACGGCCCAGACGGCGTCCATCAGG GGCAGACAGGGGGCGATGTGGAGACCCTGACAGAATGCGACAGCGTGAGAGGACTGGGAGAAACCACTGACTTCCTGAACCTG ACTCATGTGATGAAGATGGATCCCAGCGACAAAACACTCAGCCTATCTCCACTGTTGAAG GATGCGGTGGAGGCCCTCGAGGAAGAGGACGACAGAACTGGTGATGAAGAGCAGACTGGGACATCTTCGTCAGCAGAGAGTCCA CTCCTGTGGTCCCAGAAGCTGAACGCAGAGCCAGCTTCACATCCAATCAGCAGCGAGCCTGGAGGAGCCACGCCCCCTGAATGCCCTTTACCTGGAGGAGccgaggtcagaggtcacagccCCGCAGCAGAGCAGTCAGGAAGTGAAGTCAAAGCACCCAATGGGGAAGCGGAGCTCCTCTCCGACAGTCGATCAGGCTCCAGCAGGAAG CTGGCCGTTTTCAGACGGCTGTCCTCGTCCAGGTCCAGGCAGGTGGACACGACGCGTTCTGGAGCCTGCAGCCTGCTGTAG
- the LOC122832380 gene encoding X-linked retinitis pigmentosa GTPase regulator-like isoform X3, with product MAEEAEDEIPESGAVFTFGKSKFADDMPSVFWLKNDVPERIACGDEHSALVTGNGKLFMFGSNNWGQLGLGSKQTVQKPTCVKALKGEKVQLVACGRNHTLISTEQGHVFACGGNGEGQLGLGDCEERTAFQKIGFFQAHGPIKMLAAGSNTSAALTEGGKLFMWGENSEGQIGLGKRSQATRPMEVSVGRPVSWVSCGYYHSALVTADGALFTFGERDSGKLGLRPERLARHRVPQRVQSITESVLQVACGGSHTVALTDSGSVYSFGLGQFGQLGLGTFVFESQLPRPVQRVQAGRPTRVTCGESHTAVLTDTGLLYSFGDGRHGKLGLGDQNFTNRFHPAVVPRFLPLAVQAAACGGCHMVVLARPRGPGCSAITLEDGAFDFLGEPTATLQRSLSARVRRREREQSPEQFGPAAHSLPARPSGVLQTALPALGQPDQNQLDKNHGPVLNGTQHYGPDGVHQGQTGGDVETLTECDSVRGLGETTDFLNLTHVMKMDPSDKTLSLSPLLKDAVEALEEEDDRTGDEEQTGTSSSAESPLNAEPASHPISSEPGGATPPECPLPGGAEVRGHSPAAEQSGSEVKAPNGEAELLSDSRSGSSRKLAVFRRLSSSRSRQVDTTRSGACSLL from the exons ATGGCAGAGGAGGCAGAAGACGAAATACCCG agtCTGGTGCAGTTTTCACGTTTGGAAAGAGTAAGTTTGCTGACGACATGCCCAGTGTGTTCTGGCTGAAGAACGACGTTCCTGAGAGGATCGCCTGTGGAGATGAGCACAGTGCCTTGGTCACAG GAAACGGCAAGCTCTTCATGTTCGGCAGCAACAACTGGGGCCAGCTGGGGCTGGGCTCCAAGCAGACAGTACAGAAGCCCACCTGTGTCAAAG CTCTGAAGGGTGAGAAGGTCCAGCTGGTGGCGTGCGGACGGAACCACACGTTGATCAGCACCG AGCAGGGACACGTGTTTGCCTGCGGCGGGAACGGCGAAGGCCAGCTGGGACTCGGCGACTGCGAGGAGCGGACCGCCTTCCAGAAGATCGGCTTCTTCCAGGCGCACGGACCAATCAAGATGCTGGCTGCCGGGTCCAACACCTCCGCCGCCCTGACAG AGGGCGGGAAGCTGTTCATGTGGGGCGAGAACTCTGAGGGTCAGATTGGACTGGGGAAGCGGAGCCAGGCGACCCGGCCGATGGAGGTCAGCGTGGGCCGGCCGGTCAGCTGGGTGTCCTGCGGGTACTACCACTCCGCTCTGGTGACAG CGGACGGAGCGCTGTTCACCTTCGGGGAGCGGGACAGCGGGAAGCTGGGGCTGCGGCCGGAGCGGCTGGCCAGACACCGGGTCCCGCAGCGGGTGCAGAGCATCACGGAGTCGGTGCTGCAGGTGGCCTGTGGCGGCAGCCACACGGTGGCGCTAACAG acAGCGGCAGCGTCTACTCGTTTGGCCTAGGTCAGTTCGGCCAGCTGGGCCTCGGGACGTTTGTGTTCGAGTCGCAGCTGCCGCGCCCCGTCCAGCGAGTTCAGGCGGGCCGGCCAACCCGGGTGACCTGCGGGGAGAGCCACACTGCCGTCCTCACAG ACACGGGGCTGCTGTACTCGTTTGGCGACGGCCGGCACGGGAAACTGGGCCTGGGCGACCAGAACTTCACCAACCGGTTCCATCCAGCCGTGGTTCCCCGCTTCCTGCCGCTCGCCGTCCAGGCC GCGGCATGCGGAGGTTGCCATATGGTGGTTCTGGCCCGGCCCAGAGGACCCGGCTGCTCCGCCATCACGTTGGAGGACGGCGCATTCGACTTCCTGGGGGAACCGACCGCCACACTGCAGCGCAGCCTCTCCGCCCGGGTTCGCCGCAGGGAAAGG GAGCAATCTCCGGAGCAGTTTGGACCCGCGGCCCACTCTCTGCCTGCCAGACCTTCGGGCGTCCTACAGACGGCACTTCCTGCCTTGGGccaaccggaccagaaccaacTGGACAAGAACCACGGGCCGGTTCTTAACGGGACCCAGCACTACGGCCCAGACGGCGTCCATCAGG GGCAGACAGGGGGCGATGTGGAGACCCTGACAGAATGCGACAGCGTGAGAGGACTGGGAGAAACCACTGACTTCCTGAACCTG ACTCATGTGATGAAGATGGATCCCAGCGACAAAACACTCAGCCTATCTCCACTGTTGAAG GATGCGGTGGAGGCCCTCGAGGAAGAGGACGACAGAACTGGTGATGAAGAGCAGACTGGGACATCTTCGTCAGCAGAGAGTCCA CTGAACGCAGAGCCAGCTTCACATCCAATCAGCAGCGAGCCTGGAGGAGCCACGCCCCCTGAATGCCCTTTACCTGGAGGAGccgaggtcagaggtcacagccCCGCAGCAGAGCAGTCAGGAAGTGAAGTCAAAGCACCCAATGGGGAAGCGGAGCTCCTCTCCGACAGTCGATCAGGCTCCAGCAGGAAG CTGGCCGTTTTCAGACGGCTGTCCTCGTCCAGGTCCAGGCAGGTGGACACGACGCGTTCTGGAGCCTGCAGCCTGCTGTAG
- the LOC122832380 gene encoding X-linked retinitis pigmentosa GTPase regulator-like isoform X2 — protein sequence MAEEAEDEIPESGAVFTFGKSKFADDMPSVFWLKNDVPERIACGDEHSALVTGNGKLFMFGSNNWGQLGLGSKQTVQKPTCVKALKGEKVQLVACGRNHTLISTEQGHVFACGGNGEGQLGLGDCEERTAFQKIGFFQAHGPIKMLAAGSNTSAALTEGGKLFMWGENSEGQIGLGKRSQATRPMEVSVGRPVSWVSCGYYHSALVTADGALFTFGERDSGKLGLRPERLARHRVPQRVQSITESVLQVACGGSHTVALTDSGSVYSFGLGQFGQLGLGTFVFESQLPRPVQRVQAGRPTRVTCGESHTAVLTDTGLLYSFGDGRHGKLGLGDQNFTNRFHPAVVPRFLPLAVQAAACGGCHMVVLARPRGPGCSAITLEDGAFDFLGEPTATLQRSLSARVRRREREQSPEQFGPAAHSLPARPSGVLQTALPALGQPDQNQLDKNHGPVLNGTQHYGPDGVHQGQTGGDVETLTECDSVRGLGETTDFLNLTHVMKMDPSDKTLSLSPLLKDAVEALEEEDDRTGDEEQTGTSSSAESPKLNAEPASHPISSEPGGATPPECPLPGGAEVRGHSPAAEQSGSEVKAPNGEAELLSDSRSGSSRKLAVFRRLSSSRSRQVDTTRSGACSLL from the exons ATGGCAGAGGAGGCAGAAGACGAAATACCCG agtCTGGTGCAGTTTTCACGTTTGGAAAGAGTAAGTTTGCTGACGACATGCCCAGTGTGTTCTGGCTGAAGAACGACGTTCCTGAGAGGATCGCCTGTGGAGATGAGCACAGTGCCTTGGTCACAG GAAACGGCAAGCTCTTCATGTTCGGCAGCAACAACTGGGGCCAGCTGGGGCTGGGCTCCAAGCAGACAGTACAGAAGCCCACCTGTGTCAAAG CTCTGAAGGGTGAGAAGGTCCAGCTGGTGGCGTGCGGACGGAACCACACGTTGATCAGCACCG AGCAGGGACACGTGTTTGCCTGCGGCGGGAACGGCGAAGGCCAGCTGGGACTCGGCGACTGCGAGGAGCGGACCGCCTTCCAGAAGATCGGCTTCTTCCAGGCGCACGGACCAATCAAGATGCTGGCTGCCGGGTCCAACACCTCCGCCGCCCTGACAG AGGGCGGGAAGCTGTTCATGTGGGGCGAGAACTCTGAGGGTCAGATTGGACTGGGGAAGCGGAGCCAGGCGACCCGGCCGATGGAGGTCAGCGTGGGCCGGCCGGTCAGCTGGGTGTCCTGCGGGTACTACCACTCCGCTCTGGTGACAG CGGACGGAGCGCTGTTCACCTTCGGGGAGCGGGACAGCGGGAAGCTGGGGCTGCGGCCGGAGCGGCTGGCCAGACACCGGGTCCCGCAGCGGGTGCAGAGCATCACGGAGTCGGTGCTGCAGGTGGCCTGTGGCGGCAGCCACACGGTGGCGCTAACAG acAGCGGCAGCGTCTACTCGTTTGGCCTAGGTCAGTTCGGCCAGCTGGGCCTCGGGACGTTTGTGTTCGAGTCGCAGCTGCCGCGCCCCGTCCAGCGAGTTCAGGCGGGCCGGCCAACCCGGGTGACCTGCGGGGAGAGCCACACTGCCGTCCTCACAG ACACGGGGCTGCTGTACTCGTTTGGCGACGGCCGGCACGGGAAACTGGGCCTGGGCGACCAGAACTTCACCAACCGGTTCCATCCAGCCGTGGTTCCCCGCTTCCTGCCGCTCGCCGTCCAGGCC GCGGCATGCGGAGGTTGCCATATGGTGGTTCTGGCCCGGCCCAGAGGACCCGGCTGCTCCGCCATCACGTTGGAGGACGGCGCATTCGACTTCCTGGGGGAACCGACCGCCACACTGCAGCGCAGCCTCTCCGCCCGGGTTCGCCGCAGGGAAAGG GAGCAATCTCCGGAGCAGTTTGGACCCGCGGCCCACTCTCTGCCTGCCAGACCTTCGGGCGTCCTACAGACGGCACTTCCTGCCTTGGGccaaccggaccagaaccaacTGGACAAGAACCACGGGCCGGTTCTTAACGGGACCCAGCACTACGGCCCAGACGGCGTCCATCAGG GGCAGACAGGGGGCGATGTGGAGACCCTGACAGAATGCGACAGCGTGAGAGGACTGGGAGAAACCACTGACTTCCTGAACCTG ACTCATGTGATGAAGATGGATCCCAGCGACAAAACACTCAGCCTATCTCCACTGTTGAAG GATGCGGTGGAGGCCCTCGAGGAAGAGGACGACAGAACTGGTGATGAAGAGCAGACTGGGACATCTTCGTCAGCAGAGAGTCCA AAGCTGAACGCAGAGCCAGCTTCACATCCAATCAGCAGCGAGCCTGGAGGAGCCACGCCCCCTGAATGCCCTTTACCTGGAGGAGccgaggtcagaggtcacagccCCGCAGCAGAGCAGTCAGGAAGTGAAGTCAAAGCACCCAATGGGGAAGCGGAGCTCCTCTCCGACAGTCGATCAGGCTCCAGCAGGAAG CTGGCCGTTTTCAGACGGCTGTCCTCGTCCAGGTCCAGGCAGGTGGACACGACGCGTTCTGGAGCCTGCAGCCTGCTGTAG
- the LOC122832380 gene encoding X-linked retinitis pigmentosa GTPase regulator-like isoform X4 has protein sequence MPSVFWLKNDVPERIACGDEHSALVTGNGKLFMFGSNNWGQLGLGSKQTVQKPTCVKALKGEKVQLVACGRNHTLISTEQGHVFACGGNGEGQLGLGDCEERTAFQKIGFFQAHGPIKMLAAGSNTSAALTEGGKLFMWGENSEGQIGLGKRSQATRPMEVSVGRPVSWVSCGYYHSALVTADGALFTFGERDSGKLGLRPERLARHRVPQRVQSITESVLQVACGGSHTVALTDSGSVYSFGLGQFGQLGLGTFVFESQLPRPVQRVQAGRPTRVTCGESHTAVLTDTGLLYSFGDGRHGKLGLGDQNFTNRFHPAVVPRFLPLAVQAAACGGCHMVVLARPRGPGCSAITLEDGAFDFLGEPTATLQRSLSARVRRREREQSPEQFGPAAHSLPARPSGVLQTALPALGQPDQNQLDKNHGPVLNGTQHYGPDGVHQGQTGGDVETLTECDSVRGLGETTDFLNLTHVMKMDPSDKTLSLSPLLKDAVEALEEEDDRTGDEEQTGTSSSAESPLLWSQKLNAEPASHPISSEPGGATPPECPLPGGAEVRGHSPAAEQSGSEVKAPNGEAELLSDSRSGSSRKLAVFRRLSSSRSRQVDTTRSGACSLL, from the exons ATGCCCAGTGTGTTCTGGCTGAAGAACGACGTTCCTGAGAGGATCGCCTGTGGAGATGAGCACAGTGCCTTGGTCACAG GAAACGGCAAGCTCTTCATGTTCGGCAGCAACAACTGGGGCCAGCTGGGGCTGGGCTCCAAGCAGACAGTACAGAAGCCCACCTGTGTCAAAG CTCTGAAGGGTGAGAAGGTCCAGCTGGTGGCGTGCGGACGGAACCACACGTTGATCAGCACCG AGCAGGGACACGTGTTTGCCTGCGGCGGGAACGGCGAAGGCCAGCTGGGACTCGGCGACTGCGAGGAGCGGACCGCCTTCCAGAAGATCGGCTTCTTCCAGGCGCACGGACCAATCAAGATGCTGGCTGCCGGGTCCAACACCTCCGCCGCCCTGACAG AGGGCGGGAAGCTGTTCATGTGGGGCGAGAACTCTGAGGGTCAGATTGGACTGGGGAAGCGGAGCCAGGCGACCCGGCCGATGGAGGTCAGCGTGGGCCGGCCGGTCAGCTGGGTGTCCTGCGGGTACTACCACTCCGCTCTGGTGACAG CGGACGGAGCGCTGTTCACCTTCGGGGAGCGGGACAGCGGGAAGCTGGGGCTGCGGCCGGAGCGGCTGGCCAGACACCGGGTCCCGCAGCGGGTGCAGAGCATCACGGAGTCGGTGCTGCAGGTGGCCTGTGGCGGCAGCCACACGGTGGCGCTAACAG acAGCGGCAGCGTCTACTCGTTTGGCCTAGGTCAGTTCGGCCAGCTGGGCCTCGGGACGTTTGTGTTCGAGTCGCAGCTGCCGCGCCCCGTCCAGCGAGTTCAGGCGGGCCGGCCAACCCGGGTGACCTGCGGGGAGAGCCACACTGCCGTCCTCACAG ACACGGGGCTGCTGTACTCGTTTGGCGACGGCCGGCACGGGAAACTGGGCCTGGGCGACCAGAACTTCACCAACCGGTTCCATCCAGCCGTGGTTCCCCGCTTCCTGCCGCTCGCCGTCCAGGCC GCGGCATGCGGAGGTTGCCATATGGTGGTTCTGGCCCGGCCCAGAGGACCCGGCTGCTCCGCCATCACGTTGGAGGACGGCGCATTCGACTTCCTGGGGGAACCGACCGCCACACTGCAGCGCAGCCTCTCCGCCCGGGTTCGCCGCAGGGAAAGG GAGCAATCTCCGGAGCAGTTTGGACCCGCGGCCCACTCTCTGCCTGCCAGACCTTCGGGCGTCCTACAGACGGCACTTCCTGCCTTGGGccaaccggaccagaaccaacTGGACAAGAACCACGGGCCGGTTCTTAACGGGACCCAGCACTACGGCCCAGACGGCGTCCATCAGG GGCAGACAGGGGGCGATGTGGAGACCCTGACAGAATGCGACAGCGTGAGAGGACTGGGAGAAACCACTGACTTCCTGAACCTG ACTCATGTGATGAAGATGGATCCCAGCGACAAAACACTCAGCCTATCTCCACTGTTGAAG GATGCGGTGGAGGCCCTCGAGGAAGAGGACGACAGAACTGGTGATGAAGAGCAGACTGGGACATCTTCGTCAGCAGAGAGTCCA CTCCTGTGGTCCCAGAAGCTGAACGCAGAGCCAGCTTCACATCCAATCAGCAGCGAGCCTGGAGGAGCCACGCCCCCTGAATGCCCTTTACCTGGAGGAGccgaggtcagaggtcacagccCCGCAGCAGAGCAGTCAGGAAGTGAAGTCAAAGCACCCAATGGGGAAGCGGAGCTCCTCTCCGACAGTCGATCAGGCTCCAGCAGGAAG CTGGCCGTTTTCAGACGGCTGTCCTCGTCCAGGTCCAGGCAGGTGGACACGACGCGTTCTGGAGCCTGCAGCCTGCTGTAG